CGATCACTGTCGTTCAACACCATCATGACCATGCGCCCATCAGGTGTGTGGAATGCCACATTGCGCAGTATATCATGATCATTGGACTCAACCCGCACAGACCCCGGTGGGATGAATTTTGCGGCATGGCCAATCAGATAATACGCGACATTGCGCGTGATGGATTGATCATCAATCGTCAACGCGCCAACACAATGCGGTTCACCGCCCGGCGTATGCGGCCCGCAAGCCGGATCAGACGCCAAGTTCCATTCCAGAACAGCACGGCCGCCATTGCGCATCACACCAATAAAAACATTGCGCGCATGCCACGCCAGATCGTCCCGGAAATTGCCATCGGCCCCCACCCATTGTTCGGTCAGATACATTTTTTGATCCGGGTGCAGGGCCTGAACCTGTGACAAGGCCTCGGGCCCGCCGTTATAGAGGTGAAAGGCAACCCCCGTCACATAGCGTTTAACCGCCGGATCGGATAAGACCGCGACCGGATAATCCGGTTCATCGCAATTATGATCCCAGCACAAAATTTGTGTATTCAAACCGGATTTTTGCAACATGGGCCCAATATGATTTTGAATAAAATCCGCCTGTGCGGACGCGGTCATCACCATGCTGGGGTCGTTTTTGTGGTTATGCGGTTCATTTTGCAACGTCATGGCATGAACGGGAATACCATGCGACTTCATCGTTTCAAGATAGCGGACGAGGTAGCGCGCATACACGTCATAACAGTCCGGTTTCAACGACCCGCCCACGAAACTGCCATTATCCTTCATCCATGGCGGCGCAGACCACGGACTGGCCATGATCCGTATATCCGGGTTGATGGACAGGATGTCTTTCAGCACGGGGATGACATGTTCATCCCCCGCCATAATATCAAAACGCGACAGGGAAAAATCCGTCTGGCCAGGAGGAAGGTCGTTGTAAGAATAACTTTTGGTGCTGAGGTCCGATGCGCCAATCGTCAAACGCAGAAAACTGACACCGATCCCCCGCCCGTCTCGGGTAAATAATTCGCGCAGCAAATCCTGGCGCGCAGATGGCGCCAGCCTTGCTATTAACATGGCGCTGCCCCCTGTCAGGGAAAATCCAAAACCGTCCATGCTTTGGTGGGTATGGGCCGCATCAACGGTCAATGTCGGATATGCATTATCACGAAAAAGGGCAGACAGCGTGTGCCGCCGATGCGCCAACAGCGCGGCGCGGTCCCCCGTCGTCGTAAAAACATCCATCAACATGTCCTGCTCCCTGTTCCGGGTCCGTATGGCGGGCCTCTTATTTGGAACGCCGGAAAATTACGTCAAACCATCTCAAATGGCAACGTGAACCGCTTCGGAGCTTTTTTCTGGACAGCCCAAAAAGAACTGCCCTATAGTAGCCAAATTATGAAAAACAAATAAAAACAGGGACTTAAACCCATGACCGCATCCTATTTGACCCGCATCTTCCGCGCCCGGACCACCCCTGCCATGGCCGCTGTCATTTTGGGCGGCACCCTGTCTGGCTGCGCCGCTTTTACCGAGCCACCCTACCCGCTCACCACGGGGGAGCAAGATCTGGTGCATACGATTTTCGCCGGACAGGTGAACACAGCCGTCGTGAATAAATATCTGGATCAGGATCCCAATAAATGTTCAGAGGCGAAAACGATCAGCCCGCGATCCATCATCTTTTACCATGGCCACCATGCGCATGATTACAGCGACAGGACAAAACCAGAATCCATCAGTCTGTTCGCACATGAAATGACCCATATCTGGCAGGCACAAAACTGGTCCCTGTTCAAACAGGCATGGAAATTGTGCCAGACCTATGACTACGACGTGACGGCAGAAAGCCGCTTCGACGACTTTTGCAACGAACAGCAAGCATCGATGATTGAAGATTATGTGCGGTATTATATCGCCGCCGAACCGAAATTCCCTATTCGACTGCTGAACAATGAGAAGCCGGAAAAACTGGCTTTAATGACCGCGCTGATTGAAAAAACATTTCCTGGCCTGGCCCGGGAACGGGCTCGGACCGAGCACGCTTACCCAACAACATTGGCGGCACGGGAAAAAATCGAAACCTATCGCCGCGACAACAAGATCAAGACAGTGACTGTCAATGTCTGTCGCTAGGAAGATCTAGGCCGCCGCCACCTGCGCACAGATGGTTGGCAATTCCCGGATAATGTGGCGCACGGCCTCCTCGGCCTTGACCAGGAAATCAGGGTGGCTGTTAATCATGTGATAGCGCGGATGGTCCGACCAGATTTTATGAATTTTTTCATCAATCAACGCCGCCTGTGACGCCGTTTCAACACGCAGGGGGTTATCATGGTTATAGCCATGTTCTTCCGTCGGCGTGCGCAAATGGATCACGCAATGATACCGCGCATATTCCGCCGCCAGACTGGATTGCGCCGCCGCCCAGAAATCAGCCTCATCACCCTGCCAATAGGCCAGCCCATCCAGAACCCCGCGATCGCACAGACCAACGGGCCATTTCTTTTCGCCCTCAACGATTGATTCCAGTTCCTGCTGAATATGCAGAATGGCGCGTTGCGACGCACGAATGCCCAGCGTTGTATTTAAACGCCAGAACCCGCCGCCAAAGACGATGGAGGCCGCTTCGGGCAGGATAACAACATGCTCGCACAAATCTTTGCGGATGATTTCCAGCACAGCCGTTTTCCCTGCGCCCGGGCCACCAGTTACAACGATCAAGCGCGGCCGCCCATCATCTGCAAAAGCCCCGCCACTGCACGCCTTGTCACACACTGCAGGTTGGTTGGGTATTTGCGTCATAAATCCTCGCTCTGCATATAAGACGGCACAATCGCGTTCCACCCGAACGTTTCTTCGACCTTATCGCGCATGGCGTTGGCGGCATTGATTTCACCATGGGTGATAAAAACGCGGCGTGGGGCCGATTGAAAATTCCCCAGCCAGCTTAAAATCTCGGCATAATCGGCATGGGCCGACATGCTGTCCAGCATGGCAATTTCCGCGCGCACGGGCCAGATACTGCCGTGGATTTTCAATTCTTTTTCCCCGCGGGCCAGACGGTCCCCCCGCGTTCCAGCGGCCTGAAACCCGGTCAGTAAAATCGTATTCTTTGCATCCCCAATATAGTTTTTCAGGTGATGCAACACGCGGCCGCCAGTCGCCATTCCACTGGCCGAGATAATAATTTTCGGCATGTTGTTATTGCGATTGTTTTCGTTAATCGCCTTGGACTCTGCAACTGTACGGGTATAGCGCGCAACGCTGCATAACGCATCGCATTCCTCGGCGGACAGGCGATGATCGCTCATATGGCGTTTCAGCATATCGGTGGCGTTAATCGCCATCGGACTGTCCAGAAAGATGGGAATGTCCGGGATACGGTTTTCACTGCGCAGGACATAGATGTGATAAAGCAAGGCCTGAGCCCGCCCTACAGCAAAGGCCGGAATGACCACGGTTCCGCCACGGTTCACCGTCCGTCGGACCACCGCTTCAATTTCATCGGTCGGGTCGTCCTTGTCATGCAGGCGATCACCATAGGTGGATTCCAGAACCAGGTAATCAGCATCCTGCATCTTTGCCGGCGGTTTCATCACCGGGTTATGCAGGCGGCCAATATCACCGGAAAACAAAACCGACGTGTATCCATCCGTAATTCGGACAAACGCAGCCCCCAGAATATGCCCCGCCCGGTGGAAGGTAAAACTCAGCTCATCCGTCAACCCATGGGGTGTGCCAAAAGACAAGGGCCGGAAATATTGCAGGGATTCGCGCGCATCATCTTCGGTATAAAGCGGCAAAGCCGGGTGATGTTTGGTCCACCCGTAACGGTTGGCCTCGGCCGCGTCATCTTCCTGTAAATGGCCAGAATCGGGCAACAGGATCTTGCACAGATCAAACGTCGCATCGGTACAGTAAATGGGGCCGCGAAATCCCGCCTTGACCAGTTTGGGAATGTAACCGCTATGATCAATATGCGCATGGGTCAGAATGACCGCGTCAATCGCGTTGGGGGCCACGGGCAACCCGTCCCAGTTCCGCGAGCGTAGTTCCTTTGACCCCTGAAACAGGCCGCAATCAATCAGATATTTTTTGCCGCCATGTTCCAGAAGATATTTGGACCCGGTTACCGTTTCCGTTGCACCGAGAAAAGTCAGTTTCATCGCCCCATTCTCCTTAACCGCTTACAGCGACGACATCAAAATGCCGAGGGAGATGTAAATCGCCGCCTGTAAGGCACCGATAGCGATATTTCTCTGGTCCAGAACTTCGGACTGTACATCGACGCGGAACAGAATAATTTTTTCCGCAATCAGGCATAAAATGCGCCACACTGCCACGGCAATGATGGACACGACAAACCAGGCCGCCAACAAAGGAACAATATCGTACACTTCATAGACAACGATCTGCGCGGCCATGGCAATCGCAAACGCCGTTCCAATTTTCTTCCCGGCAAAACGCAAGGCCAGCGCCCGATTGTCTTGCTTCAAATAATCCTGCAAACCCGCGCCATTGCTGCCGGGACGGAAAATTTTAATGCTGATCCACGTCACGACCGTCAGAATAACCTGCGACACGGCATAACCACCCAACAGGGCGATGGCCCCATCAACCGAATCCGGCGTGGTCCACACCATCAAAGCGCGAATAATAATCGCTGCCGCCAGAATATTCGCCGCGTCCGCAATCGCCACCGCCACATTGCCGCCAACAATTTCGTCACGCAATGAAACATCGCGCAACGTCACCCGATCAAAAATGATCCGGGTCAGGGCCATCAGACCGATCCCCAGAACCCCAAACACCGCAACCGCCGCGACCGTGTGAAAAATTGTATTATCAGGACGGCCATACACCAGGCCGCTCAGGACAATTGTCACCGCCAGCGTGGTCGATGCCAGAGAGATACCAAACGCCGGATTATCCTTGCACAGCAATTCATCAGAGGCATGAATGTGCGCAATCACCCCGGAAAACAGGCGCAATGACGTAAACAACCCGATGACGACCAGAAAATTCAAAGCCAGAATAGCGTTGTAATAGTGGTCCCAGTAAATCATATCCATTGCGCGTCATCCCGCTGTCAGTGTTGGGGTAGAATCTGTGGGCACCACTATATACGGATCACTCGTCAGTTTCTCCCCCGATCATAGAAAAATGTCAGGGCCCCGGCACTGGCCAGAAATATGAAAACTCCGTTATCAGTACGACAAAGATATGGAAGATATAAAGCCATAGACATGCTTTCACCGGTTACAATCCTGTCGTTCGTAACCGCTTGTTTGATTTCAGGCGCAAGCGATCTGGTTCGCATGGAGCACCGACTATACAATTCCATAGCGCCAACGCTTATAAAAAAGGCCCGTAAAAACGGGCCTTTCTCTTTTTCTGGTTACGCAACCCTGCGCACTCTCTTTTTTTGCCTGACTTTGACCTGTTCAATTTTGATAACCTGATCAAACCCGTTGAAAGGCGTGCGACTAATCTCGCCATAAGCGCCAAGCTGGTCAATAATGATCCAGTCTCCTTCACCAATATCGGCTGGCAACATAAAGGGGCCCTTCATCATATCGATGGAGTCACAGGTCGGGCCCGCAAAACGGAAGGGCACCAAGTCGGAAGACGGCTGCGCGCCCCCCACCCGAACCATTTCGACGGGATAAAATAAATCTGCCGTCGGCCCACCCTCGAACATGCCGCCATAAGTTCCGTCGTTCAGGTACAACAAATCGCCCTTACGCAATTCCACCCGCACGACCAGAGCCCCACCGGCGGCCACCAGACCGCGCCCCGGTTCGCACAGCAAATGCAGATGGGATTGACCATTGCGCGCCAGCGTATCATTGACCACGGCCACATAATCCGCGAACGGCGGTGGCGGGTTATCTGGTGACAGATTGGCCGGGAAACCACCGCCAATATCCAGCGCATCGACATGCACACCACTGGCGGTAATAACATCCAACGCGGCCTGAACCGCACGGCCATAAGATTGCGTTTGCAGGCAATGTGTGCCCACATGGAACGATACGCCCAGTTTCACGCAATACCCTCGTGCACGTTGCAACAAATCAATCGCCAGAACCGGCTGTGCGCCAAATTTGGCGGAAAAATCGACCGCCACCTTTTCCTTTGGCACCGCCATGCGAACAAACAAGATCAGATCATCGACCGGCCCAAGCACATCAACGATTTTTTGCAATTCGTCGGCGGAATCCAGAACGAAGCGGCGCACATTATAATGATGATACGCTTCATAAATTGATTCCCGCGCCTTGACCGGGTGCATGAAATAAATCGTGGCCGTTGGCATCAGACGATGGATCAATTTTACTTCGTTGATCGACGCGCAATCGAAATTGCGTACGCCACCCGCGATAAAGGACTGAATAACCCGTTCATCCGGATTGCATTTGACGGCGTACAGAACGTCGCCTGGGAAGGTCGTCGTAAATTCGCGCGCTTTATCCATCAAAACATCAGGGCGCAACACCGACACGGGGTAACGCGGTTTCGTATCCCGGATATACCGGGCCAGATCGTTGATTTGCGGGAATGTAGAATGGTCCTGTGACGGAGCTGTGGCCCCGAATGTGTGATGCATGATCGTCAAACCCAATTAAGAGGGCACGGAGCCCGGTTAATTATCAAGTTTTCCGTCGCTGCATAACCTTAACATCTTGGGAGAAGGGCCATAGACGCGTGCGTTACTTCATTTATACCACGAAACGCCGTCCCCTCGCAATAAAACGGGGCCGCCCAAAAGGGCAAAAAATTATAAAACAAAAGCAATACTTTAAACCCGCGCGCCGGGGCGCTACACTCTCTCCCGGGCCATCACCGGACAGGAGCTTGCCATGCCCTTTAAAGCCTATATCGACGACATTCCCGACTTCCCCGAACCCGGCGTTGTCTTCCGGGACATCTCACCCCTGCTGGCACAAAAATTTCCGGAGGTGGTCCATGCCTTCGCCGATCTGTTTCCCGCGCACGAACTGGCCGACATTGATGGCTTTGCCGGCGTTGATTCGCGTGGCTTTATTTTCGCCTCAGCTCTGGCCGCCCATTGCCAGAAAAATTTCATCATGCCGCGCAAGGCCGGGAAATTGCCGCAACCTTATGCCGAGGCGGAATACGCGTTGGAATACGGCACGGCGAAATTGCACCTGAAACCCGGCAGCGGCAATGTCATCATTATCGATGACGTTCTGGCCACCGGCGGCACGTTAAAAGCCACCGCCGGATTGTGCCAGGATGCCGGATATAATGTGAAGGGCTTCGCGGTTCTGATCGACCTGAAATTCCTCAATGACTTTCAATGGAACGGCATGCGCGCCCGGTCCGTGATGACGTATGATGCGCCATAAAAATATGTAAATAAATTTCAGGGGGTGAACTCTCGCCCCAAAAATCATAGAATGGGGCCATGCGCCCCGTTATCTTTATCATTCCCGCTTTAATGCTGCTGTCCGCCTGCACCACCACACGCTCCGCCCCACCGGCAGCGAAGTGGAGTTACAGGGATGCCACGCCGCAAACGGCAACCACCGCCGACATTGCGCCCGCGCCGGCTCCCATGGCCTCATACAGCATGCTGCGCAAGCCAGAGCAATGCGTGCCTTATGCACGCAGGGTCTCGGGGATAGATTTATTTGGTGATGCGCATAGCTGGTGGAACAAGGCGGCGGCACAGAATTATCCACGTGGCCAACGCCCGGCTCCTGGTGCCGTTCTAGTTTTACCGCGCACGAAAAAAATGACCCATGGCCATGTCGCGGTTGTGAAAGACGTTATCGATTCCCGTAACATCAACGTGACCCACACAAACTGGGGCAACAACCGCGAAACACGACGCGCCCTTTACCATTCCATGCGGGTACAGGATATTTCCACCAATAATGATTGGTCGCGCGTGCGGTTTTGGAATGCCCACGATAACGTGTTTGGATTTCCCTATGCCGCGAACGGGTTTATTTACCACCCCACCCGACTGGCGTCCGGGCAGTAGAAATACCCCTAAATTTTCAGCGACGCCGCAACACGTTCCAGACGAAAATCATGGACCCGCGTATAAAAATCATGGGTAAACGGCAGCCCTGCTGTCTGGGTCAGATAATTCTCATCGCCGGTTTCATCCATCTGCCCCAACCGTTTCACCAAACCATCGACAAACGCAGGCGTTACACCACGATACTGGAACATCTTTTCTGGCGGTGCTGCGGGGTCCAGCATATCAAACACCACATCCAGAACCTGCCCCTTGAACAAGCGGGACAACCTTCCGGGCTTGCGCGTTTTCTCCAGTGCTTCGATGGACAGCGTATTATAAATTTCGGCGCGCGGTGTTAAACTGATCCAGCGGTCAAAAACATACCGCATCGCCTGTTTTAGCGCTTCGGCATCCTGCCCCAAGCGCAGGACTTCGTCCTCACTGTAACGGAGAATCTCTTTGCTCCAACTTTCCATCGCCCCGAGCATGCAGCGGGCATAATTGTTCTTTACGCCGACCGCCGTAATATATTCAACGGCCGTTGCAAATTCAAAGGCACGGGCGTCGGCCTCGATAAACCGGTCACGCAGGATCATTTCCTCCGGCGACCCCGCAGGAATAGCCATGGTTCCGGTTAAATGTTGCCACGCATGGCGATATTCATGCCCCAAAATTGACGGGGTCAAAAAGGACGCATATTCAACTATTCCCGGCTGATTCGAATTTTCGCCGTGTATATAATGCGCCAGCGTACCGTTGGGCATCGACATGGATTGCTGTAATCCAACACCCGATTTTTCCGCAAATTCAGACAAAAATTTTCCGCGGGCCGATTGTTTAACCGCCGCTGCTGCATAGATATGGGCCTGCGCGTCATAGATCCGCCGATGCGATTGCAGTGCCCTGTATTGATCCAGCGCCCAGTAATCACCCAGATCTTTTTCGATATCGCGGCTGTAAAGATCGTTGAAATCTACGTGATTCATATCAACGCCCTTATAATGCCTGTGACCGTTGGGCCGTCACAACGGCTGCTGATTTTTTGCTTATTTCAGATGAGGCCGGACGAATAATTTCATAGGTTCCATCATCCTTCTTCTGAAACTGGCAAGGAACGACAGCGCAAGATTCAAAAATCTTGCGTTTTTCGGTATGAATATTCCGTTCATTTTCCATCTCGTGGTAGAGGCGATCGAAAACGATCGGCCCCGTACCAACGGCGGCCACCATAGCCCCGGCACAGGAAAATCCAACGCCAATTTTCGTGCACTGTTTGAGCGAACGATTTACATCCGAAACCCTGGCCCCAATAAAACCACCCACACCCGATACAGCCGTCGCCAGGCCGAAATACCAGGCCATCATCGTTCCATGCGACATCGTATCCAAAATGGCGGCCCCGGCCCCGTATCCGGCCACAGCCGTAACACCGCAGGCCGCGGCAATAAACGCGGATTTGATGGCATAGCGTTTTTGCCATTTTTCAACCTGCGCTTCCAACGCGGGTTGAGACTGCACCCATGTTTCCACGCGCGTTTCTAATGCGGCCTTATCCTGCTGGGATTTCTGCAAATCCTGATCCGCCTGCAACGCAACCTGGCGCAGGGCGGCAATTTCAGATTCCAGACGCTGAACCAGACGTCCGGATTCAGTCTCTGCGGCCAGACAGAAGGCACCAGCCAGCTCTGTGCGGTGTGCGGATTTTAGTTCTGCGATCTCGGCGCTATGGTCGATTTTGAGACGCGCCAGATCAGCGCGCAAACGTGCAATCTCCCGCTCTCTGGTTTTTAACGCCATCTGCTCTGCTGACAACGGTTGTTCGTCCAGAGCCGGGTCGCGGGCTGGGGGCGAATTATTATCGTTTTGATGCAGAGCCGATCCGCCGCCAAGCATGCCTTGCCAGAAAGACATTCCAGATTTTTCACTCGTCGGTGCAGGTCGATCTCTTTGCACCCTCTGCCCCGTTAACACGTCACAGGCCCGCTGGATCAGATCGCTTTTAAGCTCATGCCGCTGTTCCCGCAGGGAAAAAATCTCCGCATTCAGCGAATCCAGCGTTATCTTCATCGCTTTATGTTGTGACAACATATCATTCAGCTGCGCCTGCAAATCATCAATCGATCCCTGCAGGGTCGCACGTTGATCCAATGCGGATTCAAGCCGCTCAATGTGCTCTAACGCTTCTTTATATTGCGGCGACTGGCGTTCATCATGCCCGGCATATAGCTCAACCAGCGCCAAATTTTCGCGCACAAGGTTCAGCTGTTCCTGCACATTCGGCAGAATATCTGCATTCAAATCTGCCAGCTTCCGGTTCGCCTTCAGGACGATGGACAATAACTGCCGCAAGGCCGAAACGTCTTTATAATCATAGGCCAGACCGGTCTTTCGCAGCAGAGCCCCCGCCCATGACAGGCTATCCGGAGCCAGACGCATCAGATCGGCACTGATATCCTGGCCCCCTGCCAGATCCCGTACAAATTGTTCGTCCAGACGCAAACCCGATAAGTCCGGCGCACCGTTGCGGTCCCTGATGGATACGGGCAGTGTTTTTTCAAGACGGACGATCAGCGCACTGACATCGCTCATCACAGATTTAATATCGGACCGTAAGTTAAAAGACCCGTCTTTACGGCCAATAATTTCATCCGCCGATTGACGCTTCATCGCATCGAGCCGATAGGTCAAATTCTGGATGGTTTCGGTCAGGAGCTGGTTCACTTCGGCAAAGGACGAATTGGCGTCGGCGAGTTCCTGTAACTGGCTGTCCGACCCGCCAGACGATGCCAGCGTGTATATGCGTTCAAACGACAGCTGTTCGTAATGATCGCCGGGAGCGAGGAAGGATTCCTCCAGCTCGTTGATTTTCCGCATATAGGACAAAGTATGGCGCAGCGAGACCAGCAATTCCTCGTCGGAAGAATCATCGCGCAGACGCGCCATGATTTTGCCCAGACGCGTATATAATTTTTCAACCTTGTCCTGATCGTTTTTATGATCGGATTCGTCTTGATCACTCATGCTTTGTGCCTTTATCCGGTTGGATTATTTGGGCTGCGCCGTCAATAGCAAGGTTTTTGCTTGCTGGTTTTTCAGACGATGCAAGGCCTGAGTTCCGCCGACAGACAGCAGGGCAACCCCCTCGCACAGATCTTTCAACGGCATATTGGCCCCAAACTTGGCAAAGGCTCCGCCCGTGATTTGGGACAGGGATTGAAAAGCTTTTTCCGCGCGCGGATCGTGACCATCAAGGAACGTGAAAACTTTTATTTTCTGAATCGCCAGTTCCTTTGCGATCGCGTCAAGCCCGTTTATATCTTCTTCAAAAGAATCGCCGATCAGGATAATACTGCTGGCACGCGATGCTTCATTCTCACTGACAAAGCATTGGAGGGACTCAACGATCTGCGTCACTCCGGCAGAACAGGACACTCGCTTCATATCAGCGGAAACATCGTCGAGATTGGATTTCCATTCGTGCGCGGTCAGATCACCGCCACCAAAATGAACCAGACGCAATCGCATGGTGCCAACCGCAGCCACTTCACGGAACATTGAGGCTTGGATGTCCTGCGCCTCAGTCCAGTTTCTCTCCCGGCTGGCCGTTGCATCGATAATAAACCCAATACGCCCGCGGCCCTTGGTCGCCGTGGAAACATCGCGCACTGCCAGCTTGTTCAGCGTTTCCAACCCCGACGTATTCGGGCGCGCCACCGCGCCATGTGTTTTTTTCAAGCCCGTATTGGACGTAACGACCAGTCCCTTACCCTTATTGTTGTCGCGCAGTGACATATTCCCCGCCCTCTATTGCCATAAAATAATCCCCATAGTTATGGCGTAAAACAAGCCCCGTCAAGAAAAATGCCCCTCGGCAAAAACCTTGGATTTTCGCCATTTTTTTGGGAAAAACGGCCCCATTTTAGTGCGACGCAACACAACTTTAATGACATAATCAGTCTTTTCATCAGGTTCGCCATGTTAAAATCGGGAAACAGGGACATTTTAATACCCAAGGCTGCGTAACCGATGGAGTGATCCGATGCATGAAAATCTTCAGAAATCTATCACCGAAATGCCGGAATATGCGGAATTGCTCAGACGCCGCAACGCCATCACGACCCCGCTGGCCGCGATTGTTCTGATTGCCTATTACACATTTATCATTCTGGTCGCCTATGCTCCGGATTTTATGGGGCGGCCGATTGTTGAAAACGGCCTGACCTCGGTCGGTATTATTTTCGGATTGGGCTTGATCCTTTTAACGTTTGCCGTAACTGCCTTCTATGTCTGGTACGCGAATACCCTGATTGAACCCTTGCTGCATACGATTTATCAGAAAGCGAAGCACGATGAGTGAGTTTCTCGCCAATCTGGATCAGTTGAATGTAACCGCCGTTATTGTTTTCTTCCTGTTCGTGACGCTCAGTTTGGGCATCACCTACTGGGCGGCCAAGCGCACAAAAACGCGATCTGATTTCTATGCGGCGGGCGGGCGCATCACCGGGTGGCAGAATGGCCTGGCAATCTCCGGCGATTATATGTCGGCGGCGTCCTTCCTTGGGATTTCCGGGCTCGTCTTTGCCTCTGGCTTTGACGGGCTTCTTTATTCAATCGGCTTCCTTGTGGGCTGGCCTATCATCCTGCTGCTGATCGCCGAACCTTTGCGGAATTTAGGGAAATACAATTTTTCCGATGCGGCGTCATTGCGTTTCAAACAAACCCCCATCCGCATCATGGCCGCATTCGGATCGCTGGCCACAGTGTGCCTTTATCTGATTGCCCAGATGGTGGGCGCAGGAAAACTGATCGAAGTTCTGTTCCACCTGCCCTACGAATCCGCCGTTGTGATTGTCGGCGTTTTGATGGTGTCCTATGTCACATTCGGCGGCATGCTGGCCACCACATGGGTGCAGCTGATCAAGGCTGTCTTATTGCTGGGCGGCGCGACCATTGTCGCGGTTCTGGTTCTGGCGCATTTCCATTTCAACCTGCCTGCCTTGTTCGCGGCCGCCGTTGAAAAACACACCAGCGGCGCGGCCATTATGGCCCCGGGCACGTTGGTGAAGGACCCCATATCCGCCATCTCGCTGGGGATGGCGCTCATGTTCGGCACCGCCGGCCTCCCCCATATTTTAATGCGCTTTTTCACTGTGAAGGATGCCAAGGCCGCCAACAAATCCGTGGTCGTGGCCACGGGCTTTATCGGCTATTTTTACATCCTGACTTTTATCATCGGGTTTGGCGCGATTGTATTTTTGACCGGGCAACCATCCTACGTCGATGGTAATGGCGCGCTGGT
The window above is part of the Micavibrio aeruginosavorus ARL-13 genome. Proteins encoded here:
- a CDS encoding DUF6782 family putative metallopeptidase; this encodes MNHVDFNDLYSRDIEKDLGDYWALDQYRALQSHRRIYDAQAHIYAAAAVKQSARGKFLSEFAEKSGVGLQQSMSMPNGTLAHYIHGENSNQPGIVEYASFLTPSILGHEYRHAWQHLTGTMAIPAGSPEEMILRDRFIEADARAFEFATAVEYITAVGVKNNYARCMLGAMESWSKEILRYSEDEVLRLGQDAEALKQAMRYVFDRWISLTPRAEIYNTLSIEALEKTRKPGRLSRLFKGQVLDVVFDMLDPAAPPEKMFQYRGVTPAFVDGLVKRLGQMDETGDENYLTQTAGLPFTHDFYTRVHDFRLERVAASLKI
- a CDS encoding coiled-coil domain-containing protein codes for the protein MSDQDESDHKNDQDKVEKLYTRLGKIMARLRDDSSDEELLVSLRHTLSYMRKINELEESFLAPGDHYEQLSFERIYTLASSGGSDSQLQELADANSSFAEVNQLLTETIQNLTYRLDAMKRQSADEIIGRKDGSFNLRSDIKSVMSDVSALIVRLEKTLPVSIRDRNGAPDLSGLRLDEQFVRDLAGGQDISADLMRLAPDSLSWAGALLRKTGLAYDYKDVSALRQLLSIVLKANRKLADLNADILPNVQEQLNLVRENLALVELYAGHDERQSPQYKEALEHIERLESALDQRATLQGSIDDLQAQLNDMLSQHKAMKITLDSLNAEIFSLREQRHELKSDLIQRACDVLTGQRVQRDRPAPTSEKSGMSFWQGMLGGGSALHQNDNNSPPARDPALDEQPLSAEQMALKTREREIARLRADLARLKIDHSAEIAELKSAHRTELAGAFCLAAETESGRLVQRLESEIAALRQVALQADQDLQKSQQDKAALETRVETWVQSQPALEAQVEKWQKRYAIKSAFIAAACGVTAVAGYGAGAAILDTMSHGTMMAWYFGLATAVSGVGGFIGARVSDVNRSLKQCTKIGVGFSCAGAMVAAVGTGPIVFDRLYHEMENERNIHTEKRKIFESCAVVPCQFQKKDDGTYEIIRPASSEISKKSAAVVTAQRSQAL
- a CDS encoding DUF485 domain-containing protein; its protein translation is MHENLQKSITEMPEYAELLRRRNAITTPLAAIVLIAYYTFIILVAYAPDFMGRPIVENGLTSVGIIFGLGLILLTFAVTAFYVWYANTLIEPLLHTIYQKAKHDE
- a CDS encoding cation acetate symporter; translation: MSEFLANLDQLNVTAVIVFFLFVTLSLGITYWAAKRTKTRSDFYAAGGRITGWQNGLAISGDYMSAASFLGISGLVFASGFDGLLYSIGFLVGWPIILLLIAEPLRNLGKYNFSDAASLRFKQTPIRIMAAFGSLATVCLYLIAQMVGAGKLIEVLFHLPYESAVVIVGVLMVSYVTFGGMLATTWVQLIKAVLLLGGATIVAVLVLAHFHFNLPALFAAAVEKHTSGAAIMAPGTLVKDPISAISLGMALMFGTAGLPHILMRFFTVKDAKAANKSVVVATGFIGYFYILTFIIGFGAIVFLTGQPSYVDGNGALVGGNNMAAVQLAHAVGGDILLGFISAVAFATILAVVAGLTLAGASAISHDLYARVFKGGNVTEKQEVRVSKMATIGLGVVAIFLGIAFEQQNVAFMVGLAFAIAASANFPIILLSMYWPGMTTRGAVVGGSMGLGVAVVLMILSKTVWVSVLGYDEPIFPYEYPALFSMTAAFVGIWLFSVTDRSDRGQTDRAVFHALHLRAQTGIGVDDAVEH